The genomic DNA TCTTCCACTGGTTCGAGGACGGTGAGCTCCGTACGACGTTCGAGGGCCCCTCGTCGCGCGACGGCAACACCCCCGATGAACTGGTCCCGCTGCTGCGGGAAGTCGGCTTCCCCCTCACCCCCGAGGGAGAGCACGACGAGCGTGCCCCGGACGTCGACCGGAAGGCGGCGGTCCTCGCTCTGGCCGAGAGACTCACCGGCATACGCGTCACCGAATCCCTCCTCCAGGACGCTACGTACGAGCTGGGACTCGTCCCCGAACAGCCCGCCGAGGAGTGGACCGGCGTGGTCATCGACATCACCGATGCCCACGGGGAGCGCCTGTACAGGGAATGGACCTACGAGGAGATCGCGGCGGCGTCGGACCGCGCACGGGCGGAGGCAAACCCGCCGGTCGTGATCACCTACAACGAGCCGCCGGCCATGGGCCGTTCGGAGCACGAGACAGGTGAGTGGCGAGCGAGCGCGTGGAGGGTGCCCCGGGGCACTTGCTGTGGGCAGCCAGGAACGTCCGGAGAGACTGCACCCTGATTCCGTGATCACCACCCCGGAAAATTGGCGCGCCCTGATCCCCCGTCGACTGCCGGCGTCGACGCCGGCGAGGCCATGAACGGAATTCCTTCTCGTTCCTCTCTGAAATCAGTCCCTTCGCTCTCCGCGCGCTCGTCGTCACGCCGGGGGTGCCATGCGGCACTCCGGCGTCGTCGTCACCTGGTCCCCTCAAGGCCGCAGACCACTGCCTGAGACCCAGGCCTTCGAAAGCCGGCCCGCCTCAGGGCGACCCCGGAAGGAAGGACAACCATCCGGGGCCGGCCTGAGGATCGGTCACTTTCGCCAGAACAGGTGGTGCGTCACGCCGCTCGGGCTGGGCACGACGTCCAGGTGGAACCGGTCGAGCAGCTCTTCGGGGGACTCCCAGAGTCGTACTCCGGAACCGAGCTTCACAGGCGAGACCGCCACATGCATGGTGTCGACGAGGTCGGCTTCGAGGAACTGCCGGATGGTGGTGGCTCCCCCGCCGAGCCTGATGTCCTTGCCCTGCGCCGCTTCCCGCGCCTGATCGAGGACGGTGGCCGGGTCGCCGTCGACGAAGTGGAACGTGGTGTCGGAGAGTGTGAACGAAGGACGCTTGTGGTGGGTCATGACGAACACCGGTGTACGGAACGGGGGCTCGTCACCCCACCAGCCCTTCCACTCGTGGTCGTGCCAGGGCCCGCGCTGAGGCCCGAACTTGTTACGGCCCATGATCTCAGCGCCGATGTTGCGGGCGTAGTCCCGCGTGAGGTAGTCGTCAAGTCCCCGGCTGCCCCCGGGGTCTGTGCGCATGGGCCAGCTCGCCGTGGCGCCGGCCCAGGCGAACAGCTTCTCGGGCTCGACATGACCGAACGGCCTGTCGAGGGTCTGGTCCTCACCAGCACCGATTCCGTCACTCGAGACGTTGAAGTTCTGGACTCGCAGTAGCTGAGCCACGTGTTCCTCCTGTGATCGCGACAACGGTGGTGAGACTCCCGGGACCGGACGAACTCATCGCTGAGTCCGTGACGGTTCAGAAGTCAGGTTGCCTGGTGTCGGTATCGCACCCGAAGCCTACGACGCCTCGCTCGCCGGGACCGGCATCTCGCCCCCTGCGAAGAGGTCGCTGGATCGCGAGCTACCGAAGTCTGGTCAGCGGACGACGTCGAAGACGTTCTTCTGCAGGCCGTTCGAGTAGGCCTCGTGCTCGACGAGCTTCAGCTTCTGCGTGTCCTTGTCCGTGGTGGAGAACAGCCGCTTGCCGGCGCCGAGCAGCAGCGGGAAGACCAGCAGGTGGTAGCGGTCGATCAGGCCGGCGTCCGAGAGGCTGCGGTTGAGCTGGGCGCTGCCGTGGACGATGATCGGGCCGCCATCGGTCTCCTTGAGGGCGGCGACCTCGTCGAGGGAGCGCAGGATGGTGGTCTCGCCCCAGTTCGCAACGAGCTCGTCCTCGGGGAGGGAGGTGGAGACGACGTACTTCGGCATGGTCTTGTAGTGCGCGAACTCCGCCATGTCCGGCCACACGGGGCTGAAGGCCTCATAGCTGTTCCGGCCCATCAGGATCGCGGTGGACTCCTGCTGTTCGCGCCCCTTGATCTCGAACGCCTCAGGGACGAAGTCGATGTCCTTGAAGGTCCATCCGGAGTTGCGGTAGCCGGGTTCGCCGCCGGGGCCCTCGACGACGCCGTCGAGCGAGATGAAGGCGGTGCTGATCACAGTGCGCATGAGAATTCTTCCTCGGTGTCGTGGATGTGCGATGTGTGACTGCTCAGTGCGCGCCCGGACCGCGTATTGCGGCGCGGACGCACGAAAGCTGAGGTGCCGGTGACCACTGCGAGGAGCGGCATGTCCAGCTGCTGCGAGGACGCGCGTCCAGGGTGCGCAACGGTGCGGCCGCGTGCCCGGGCGCGTCAGGGTCAGGGTCAGGGTCAGGGTCAGGCGATCAGGCCGGTCAGCCACCGCTGCCAGGCGGCCTGGGCGCTGTCGGTGTCCGGGCCGAAAAGGTGGTGGAACATCAGCACGACGCCGGGGGCGTGGTGGAAGGTGTAGAGCCCGTCGGCGGTGCGGACCTCGATGCGTTCGTCGTCCGCCCAGGTCACTTCGCCGTCGAGTGGCGGCAGTCCAATGGGTTCGGCGTGCGCCCGCGCACCGACGGCGGCGTCGCTCGGCAGGGACAGCGCGCGGGTGAAGGCCGCTCGCAGCTGCTGCGTGGGCTGCTCGCCCGAAGGCGCCATCGCGAAGACCGGGAAGCCGGTGCGTCCGGGGAAGTGGGCCAGGTACTCGCGGAGCGTGTGGAGGTGGAAGGGCCAGCCGCGGCGCAGTGCGTCGTACTCGTCCTGCCAGTTGTCGCCGAGCATGCCGCTGTGGACGACGCGGAGCACGGTGCTGCCGCCGTCGCGCCCCTCGATCAGGTACTCGAAGGCCATGAAGCGGCCGTCGTCGTCGGTGCCGGTGCGGGTGGCGAAGCGCTTGCCGGGCTCGTAGGCGGTGACCTGTGCCTCCTGCCGGTTGCCGCCGATATCCATGGCGGCGGAGCCGCCCTCGCGCGGCTCGACCTCGTTGCGCCCCATGAACCAGGAGTCGATTCCCGGTCCGGTGGCGATCGCCTCCCAGACCTCTTCGGGGCTCGCGGGCAGGGTCGTCTCCTGCCCGATTTCGAACGGGTGCGTCATGGTCGGTCTTCCTGTCCTGCTTCGGATTCGGTCTCGTGTGTTCCGGCGGCCTCCTGCCGCGGGCCGGCCGTGCTCCCCGGGGCGCCGGACTGCGGCGCGGGGACCTGGTGGAGCCCGACGATCACCCGGTGGGTTCGGCCTCCTGGGGCGGACTCGTCGTGGTAGCGGCCGACAAGGGCCCCCACCACCTGGGCCAGCTCGTCGGCGAAGGCCATCCGGTCGGCCGCGGAGGCGAACCGCACCTCGGCGTCGATGCCGAAACTCGCGACCCTCCGCTTGGCCCGGGCGGCTCCGGTCAGCAGCGTCCCGACCTCCTGTACCAGCCGAGCCCCCAGCGCCAGCAACCAGCGGGCCGAGAGCTGGTCGGGAGACCGGGAGGGGTCCGGGCTGACAGCGGCCAGGGCGCTGGGAGAGATCACGTAGGAAGCGGCGGTGGCACCGTAGATCCGCTCGGTGACGTTGCCCTTGCGCCTCTCCTCGGCAAGCTCCACCAGCCCGTGCCGCTCCAGCTCCTTCAGGTGGTAGTTGACCTTCTGCCGGGGCAGCCCCAAGCGGACGGCCAGCATGGCGGCCGAGCCGGGCTCGGCCAGGGCCGCGAGGATCCGGGACCGTATCGGGTCCAGGGACGCCTCGGCCGCGGCGGGTTCTTCGATCACAGCAACGTCAAGCACCATCCCAGGATCCAACCGACAAAATATTTTGTCAAGGCAGGAGAAATTGTCGGATGATCGCGGCTGGGGTCCGGAACCACATGGCGACGACCTGACATCGAGCCCACAACCAGGACCTGCGTGATGGCGCGTCCGTTCGCCCGACGCCTGTCCGGAGAATCGGCCACTCTTGGCTCAGCAGGGATTCCGGGCTCCGCCCGGGCGGGGCGGAGGGAGAAGTCCGAACGCTCCGGCGCGCAGGTGACAAGTACCGGGTGAGACCGCCGACCGGTGGTCGAGAGGGAGGGCCCGTGAACAGGAACGGGGACACCAGGGGTACCCGGAACTTGACCGGGGCGGGGGACGACGACTCACTGGCGCGTTCCGCGCGCGACCCGGCCGCCTTCGAGCCGCTGGTGACGCGGCACTCCACCGCGCTGCACGGCTACTTCGCCCGCCGAGCGCCCGTCGCCGCCGACGACCTGCTCGCCGAGCTGTGGCTCCAGGCGTACGCCGCCAGACAGAACTTCGATCCGGCGCGCGGCTCGGCCCGCGCCTGGCTGTTCGGCGTGGCCAGGAACGTGCTCTCCGCGCACTGGCGCAGTCTCGCTCAGGACCGTCCGGGGCTGCTGGCGTCCGGCGACGCGGACGTCATGGACTGGGCGGCCGTCGACGACCGGCTCGACGCATCCGCGCTCGCGCCCGAGCTCCGGCGCGTCATCAGCGAACTCCCGCACGAAGAAAAGGAGTTGCTGCTGCTGATCGCCTGGGAGCAGCTCACCCCGACGGAGGCGGCCGCAGTGGTGGGCATCCCCGCGGGCACCGCGCGTTCGCGGCTGCACCGTGCCCGCGGTCGACTGCGGGCGCACGCGGCGCTCGCCCCGGCCAAGACCCGCATCCAGCTGACTGGAGACCCGGCATGACCGACAACACACAGCGTCACGGTTCCATCGACGTGCTCGACTTCCCGGGCGCGGACGCCTTGATCGCGGCCGGCCGCGTCGAGCCGCCCTCGTCCCGGGTGGTGGATGCGGCCCGCAGCCAGGTTTCGGCGGGCCTCGTCGTCGTACCCCTGGAAGCTCCTCGGCGGAAGCCGTCCCGCAGCCGGCGTCTGCTCGTCGCGGCCGCAGCGGTCGCGGCGATCGCCGCGGGCGCGGTGGCGTATCCGGTGATCGGGGTTGGCGAGAGCAGGCCGCCCGCATCCGCGGCCGCGGCGGAGTTCCTGAACAGAATGGCGGCGACGGCGGCGGGCGCGTCGGAGACGGACGCGCCGTACTGGAAGGTGTACGTCGAGGTCGACAACGAGGACGACAGGCAGCGTCGGTCGACTTCGTGGTTCGACCGCGAGGGTCACCTGTGGTCTCGGAACCCCGACGGGAGCATCGAGAAGCCGTCCCCCGGCAGCAAGTTGAAGGCGTGGCCGGTGGGCGACCGGTTCCTCACCTGGAAGCAGCTGGAGAGCCTGCCGACGGCCCCGGACGCGCTGGAGAGGCGGCTCGGTGACGATGTCTTCGGCAAGGCGTCGGCCCTGCTCCAGGACGCCCCGCTCGCCCCGGAGGTGCGCGCGGCACTCTTCAGGATCATGGCAAGGACCGAGGGCGTGAAGCTCATCGGACAGGTCGAGGACACCAAGGGCCGCAAGGGGACAGCTGTGGAGTTCACCGGTCGGCCGGGATGGATGGAGGACCCGGCCAAAGGCAAGAGGACCATCCTTCCGTCCCGGACCACCCGACTCGTGATCGACCCGGAATCGGGCAAGCTCCTGGAGTCGTACGACACGGCCAAGGGCATGCCGGACTCTCGCGCCACCTACCTGGAAGTCGGCCCGGTCGACAGGATCGGCTGAACCACCGGACGGGGGCCGGAGGCCCACGGACGGGAGTGCAAGCATCGGCACTCCCGTCCGTGGGCCTCCAGGGCGAGGGCCCAGTCGCCGACGCGGCCGGGCCCGCACGCGGCCCAGATAACCGGTCGGGTCTGCTCAGCCCATCTGGAGGCGGTCGGCAAGACCGGCGGTGGTGAAGGCGGCCACCAGCTCGTCACGGCCCTCGGTGAAGTGGGCCCAGCTGTCGTAGTGGACGGGGACCACCCGGCGGGCGCCGAGGCTCTTGGCGGCTTCGGCAGCCTGTGCGCTGTCCAGGACGATCAGTTCTCCGTCGAAGACTGCGGAGAAGCGCGGAGCCCCGGCGAAGAGGATGGCAGTGTCCACGGGGGCGAAACGCTCGGCGATCTCCTTGACCAGGTCGAGGGAGGCGTTGTCGCCGCTGACGTAGACGGTCGGCAGACCCTCGCCGGTCAGGACGAAGCCGACGACCTGGCCGACGATCGCCTCCACCTCCTCCCGCGTCCCGGGCCCGTGGAGGGCGGGCACGCCCGTCACAGTGATGGTGCCGCCGCCGGGACGGTCCAGCTCGATGGACTCCCAGTCGGCCAGTCCCTTGGCACGGTCTCCCAGGCGCCGTCCGCCGGCGGGGGTGGTGAGGGTGAGCGGGATGTCGGCGAGCAGGGCCCGCCCGGAGTTGTCGAGGTTGTCGGCGTGCTCGTCGTGGGAGAGCAGGACCACGTCGACGCGGCCGAGGTCCGCAGGGCTGCCGGAGGCGGGCGCGGTCTTCACCAGGAGCGGGTGGCCGGGCCTCCGGTAGTCGCCGGGGGCATCGAAGGTCGGATCAGTCAGGAACCACAGGCCGCCGTACTCGAACTGGGCGGTCGGGCCGCCGAAGACTCGGACGGGAAACTGCTCGCCGGCGGGGCTGGTCGCAGACATGAAGGAAAGGCCTCTCGGATGGACACGGAGGGGACGACGTCCCCGGGCCTCACCTATAGCCCATGGGGAAGATCCTTCGGCTCAAGTCCCATGGAGCGCCCTCCGCCGAGAGGCGACCACCCTCCGTACCGCACACAGACTGTCCCGTCCGGCCTCCCCCGGACAGCCGCGGCAGTCCTGTCCACAGCCCGGCCGCTGGGCAGCCTTTCAGAATGCCCGCGTGGCGGGCGCGGCCCTCGACGCAGCGCGCGGTGTCCTCCAGTCGTGACCGGTCGCCGTTCCACTTCACCGAGGACGACTGCGGCGGAGCGCCCACGGCGCCCTCTCCTCGGGAGCCATGACAGCATCTTCCGTCAGGCCACCGGACAACGGAACCAGGGTCCGTCGTCGCAGGACGTCGCCCAGGAGCGGTGGTGCGTCCGGCTCGCGCGGCCGGGTCACTTCCCGGTGACGACGCCGTGAAGGACCGCCGGCCCGCTGGATCGCCGGAAGCGGAGCTCGCAACTGAGACTCCTTGAGCCGGCGTGTCAGCAGATGGGTGACGACCAGAGGGCTGAGCGTCCCTGTCGTGTCACCCCGGGGCGACGGAGCCCTTTTGGCCCCTTCGCGGCGAGCCCGGCGCCGAGGGGCCGGGGTCATGAGATAGACATCGAGCACGGACGGTACCAACTACACGCAGGACGGCCACTGGCACGCATGTGGCACGTCTCGTCTCCGAGGAGCCCCGTGACTGCGGAACTGACCGGATCCACCGCTCTTGTCACCGGTGCCACCGCCGGCATCGGACGGGTCATCGCCCTTCGCCTGGCCGCTCTGGGCGCCTCGGTCGTGGTTCATGGGCGGGACCAGCAGCGAGGTGCCGAGATCGTCGACGAAGTCGCCGTCGCAGGCGGAAGCGCCCGGTTCGTCGCCGCGGACCTGAGCGACGCCGAGGACGTGCTGCGCCTTGCCGCCGCCGCGGGCGAGGTGGATGTTCTGATCAACAATGCCGGCATCTACCGGTTCAGTAGCACGCCGGAGACCACAGCCGAGTTGTTCGACACCCATATGGCCATCAACACGCGCGCGCCGCTGCTCCTGGTCGGCGCGCTCGCACCAGGGATGGCCGCGCGAGGACGCGGCGCCATCGTGAGTCTGAGCACCGTGGCAGCCACCACGCCCGCCCGAGGCGCGGCAGCCTACGGAGCCTCCAAAGCCGCGCTCGAACTCCTCACCCGTGTGTGGGCCGACGAGTTCGGCGCCCAGGGCGTCCGGGTGAACGCCGTGTCCCCCGGCCCCGTCCATACCCCCGGGACGAAGGAGATGGGAGACGAAGCCCTCCAGACGATTGCGCGAACCACCGTACTGGGGCGGCCCGCAGAGCCTGAAGAGATCGCCGAAGCAGTCCTGTTCCTCGCTTCATCCCGCGCCAGCTACATCACCGGCTCGGTTCTTGAAGCCGGCGGCGGCCACCTCGCAATCGGCTGACCCAAGGGCATCTCTGCCATCGGCCCTTTGCTTGCGATGCACCCTCACCGCGCGGACTGAGAGATCGGGATCTCCCTCCGAGTTTCATGTTCTCGACCTCGCAACGGGCGCGCGCAGGAACGTGCGCGCGGCACCGGTCAGACCATCTGCTCCGGATTCACGATGCGGTCGAACTGGTCCGCGGTGATGTAGCCGCTGGCGAGGGCGGCTTCGCGCAGTGTGGTGCCCTCGCGGTCGGCCTTGTGTGCGATGGCCGAGGCCCGGTCGTAGCCGAGTACCGGGGAGAGCGCGGTGACCAGCATGAGGGAGCGGTCCACGAACTCGCCGATCCGGTGCCGGTCGAGGTCGATCCCCTCGATGCAGAACTCGCGGAGCTTGCCGCAGGCGTCACCGAGAGTCCTCGCCGAATGCAGGAAATTGTTGATGATGACGGGGCGCATCGCGTTCAGCTCGAAGTTGCCCTGCGTGCCCGCGAAGGCGACGGCCACGTCGTCTCCCAGGACCTGGATGCAGACCATCACCATGGCCTCGCACTGTGTCGGATTCACCTTACCGGGCATGATCGAGCTGCCCGGCTCGTTCGCCGGGAGAACGAGTTCACCGAAGCCGCAGCGCGGCCCGGAAGCCAGCCACCGGATGTCGTTGGCGATCTTCATCAGCGGTACGGCCAGCGCACGCAGGCCCGCCGAGGCCGCCACCATGGCGTCGAGTCCACCCTGCGCGGCGAACTTGTTCGGCGCGGTCCCGAACGGCCGGCCGGTCAGTTCGGCGATCTGCGCCGCGATGTCCGTGCCGAAGCCGTCGGGGGCGTTGAGCCCGGTGCCGACGGCGGTGCCGCCCGCGGCAAGCTCGAACAGCCCTGGCAGGGTGGCTCGGACCCGCTCCAGCGCGTCGTCCAACTGGCGTGTGTATCCCGACCATTCCTGGCCTACCGTCAGCGGGACCGCGTCCTCGAGGTGGGTCCGACCGATCTTGACGACGTCCTGCCAGGCGCGGGCCTTCGCATCAACGGCGTCCCGCAGTCGCCGTACCTGCGGGATCAGATGGTCTTCGATCTCGAGAACGGCGGCGATGTGCATGGCCGTGGGGAAGGTGTCGTTGGAGGACTGCCCCATGTTGACGTCGTCGTTGGGGTGGATCGGGCTCTTGGTACCGAGCTCCCCGCCGACGAGCTGGATGGCCCTGTTACTGATCACTTCGTTGGTGTTCATGTTGGACTGGGTGCCGGAGCCGGTCTGCCATACGAAGAGCGGGAAGTGCTCATCCAGTTGCCCGCCGGTCACCTCGTCGGCGACCCTGGCGATGAGGTCGGCCTTCCACCCGGTCAGCCTGCCTGCCCGGCCGTTGACCAGCGCCGCGGCCTTCTTGACGTAGCCGTACGCGTGATAGACGGCCTTCGGCATCCGGTCGTCCCCGATCGAGAAGTGCAGCAGCGACCGCTGGGTCTGGGCGCCCCAGTAGCGGTCCGCCGGCACCTCGATCTCGCCCATGGAATCCGTCTCACGGCGGAAGCCCGTCGCGGTCAGCCCCACCGGCAGGTCCAGGACACGAGGCGGAGTCTGCGTGTGCGCGCCGGAGGTTTCCTGGTGGCGCGCGGTCATGACGCGCCGCCGCCGTCGTGGTAGACCGGCTGCCACATCGCGTCCTGTACGGCCTGCACAGGGTCGTCGATGGCGGCGGTGGCGATCCCACCGTCCTGGGCCGCCTCGATCACGGCGACGGCCACGCCGGCCGAGGAGGCGCGCAGGTCGGCCACCGGGGGCAGGAGTGACGCCCCGGGCTCGCTGACGTCGACCTGGCGGGCGACGGCCTCGGCGGCGGCGAGCAGCATGCCGTCGGTGACACGCTCGGCACCGGACACGATGGTGCCCAGTCCCAGCCCGGGGTAGAGGAGCGCGTTGTTGGCCTGGCCGATGGTGTGGGTGACGCCCTTGTACTCCACCGGCTCCACCGGGATGCCGGTCGATACCAGCGCCTTCCCCTGGGACCAGGCGATGATGTCGGCGGGCATGGCCTCGATGCGTTCGGTCGGGTTGGAGAGCGGGAAGATGACCGGCCGCTCGGCCGCCTCGGTCATCGCCTCGACGACCTCACGGGTGAACGCGCCGTGCGCGGTCGAGGTGCCGATGAGGATGGATGGGCGTGCCTTGCGTACGGTATCCAGCAGGGAAGGGGCGCCGTGCGGGTCGGAGGCCCAGTCGGACACTTCCGGGGCGCGCCGCGCGTAAGGCTGCTGGTAGTCGCGCAGTCCGTCCATGTCGTCGGTGAGCAGGCCCTGTTTGTCGACGAGCCAGATCCCGCCGACGGCCTCGTCGTGGGGCGCGCCGTCGCGCACCATCGCATCACGCAGTTGGTCGGCGATCCCGACGCCCGCGGTGCCGGCGCCGAACACCACCACCCGCTGCTCCCGCATCGGGACGCCCGTGATGCGCAGTGCCGACAGGACAGCGGCGATCGTGATCGCTCCGGTGCCCTGCAGATCGTCGTTGAAGATCCGCAAGCGGTCCTTGTACGTTTCCAGGATGCGGCGGGCGTTACCGGGCCCGAAGTCCTCGAAGTGCAGCAACGCGTGCGGGAAGTGCCGGGAGGCGGTCTCCAAATAGGTGCGGATGAAGTTGTCGTACTCGGCGCCGCGCCGCCGGGAGTGCCGATTGCCCAGGTACAGCGGGTCGTTGAGCAGGGTCTCGTTGTCCGTTCCCACGTCGAGCGTGACCGGGATCACCCGGGTCGGATCCACCCCTGCGGCAGCTGTGTAGACCGCCAGCTTCCCGACCGAGATCTGTATGCCGCCCACGCCCCAGTCGCCTATCCCGAGGATCTCCTCGGCGTCGGTGACCACGATCAGGTCGACGTCGTCAGGGCCCAGTCCGAGCCCTGCGAACGCCTCCTCGACCTCCTGCGGTTGGTCGATGGACAGGAACAGTCCCCGCGGCCGGCGGTACTCGTGGCTGTACTGCTCGATCGCCATCCCGACCGTGGGGTCGTAGACCACCGGAAGCAGTTCCGTGAGGTGATCCATCAGCACCTTGAAGTACAGCGTCTCGTCGCTGTCGTGCAGTTCCTCCAGGAACACATTCTTCGCCAGGTCGTCCGGCTGGGCCTGCAACTGCCGATGAGCCCGCGCGGCCTGCTCGTCCAGGCTCAGTACGGCCGTGGGGAGCCTGCCGGTGATACCCAGCGTCCTGCGCTGCTCCTGGGTGTAGGCGACGCCTCTGTTCTGCGCCGGGTCGTCGAGAACACTGAGACTGCGGCCGTGCTGTTGGTGCGTGCTCTGAGACATGGATAACTCCAGCGTCTGGATGCGCGCCCTGAGCCGGGCGCCCTGAGCCCCCAGAACAAGCGTAGGTACTCCGGCCGTCGATAGCGATCGGGCGGGTCAGGGGGTACAGAGCGGGATACGCCCGCCGTTGACCTGCGACAGGTGTGTCCACGAACGATGACGGGACGGTGGCACAGCGTAGCTCCCACCCGCCGGCTGGAGGTGTTCGACGGCTGTCGGGGCGGATCTCGGGTCGCTTCGCGTGGGTCGAGATCGGTATGCCGGCTCAGCAGTTGGGAGTCGCGCCGACGGGATCCGCCGGTTGTCTGCGCGGGAGAGCCGGCTCAAGTCTGCGCATGGGGCACTCTCAGGGTGATCGTGGTGCCCTTCCCGGGAACGCTGCGGAGCGTGAGCTGGGCGTCGATCAGGTCTGCGCGCTCGTGCATGGCGGAGAGTCCCACGCCTCGCACGACGGGGGCCGGGGGTGTGGCCGCGCGCAGGGCCGGCCAGCGCCTGGAGTCCGGGGGCTGGGGCATTCCGTGCCCGTCGTCGGCAACGGTCAGCGTCACCGCGTGGTGATCGGCCTCCATCGTGACCGTGATCCTGGTGGGCTGGGCGTGTTTCACCGCGTTGGTCAGTGCCTCCTGCACGATGCGGTACACATGGGCCTGTGCTTCCGAGGTCAGCCTGTCGCCGATGTCGGCGTCCTGCGGATCGGTCCGGAGATCGACGCGGATACCGAAGGTTTCCGAGGTGCGCCTGCACAGCGCATCCAGGGCCGCGCGCAGTCCCAGTTCGTCCAGGACCAGGGGACGCAGATCCGTGATCAGGTGGCGCAGCGAGGTGATCTGGTTGCCCACCAGGGAGCGTGCCTGGTCGATGGCGCCGCGCATGGCCTCGGGGCGGCCGTCGGCGGCGGCGGACGAGAGCACCACCTGGACGGCGCCGAGTTCCTGGAGGGTGTCGTCGTGCAGTTCACGGGCCCAGCGGCGGCGCTCGCGCTCAGCGCCGTCGTGGCGGGCCCGTACACGTGCGCGCTGCAGGCCCCGGTCGCGGTGGGTCGCACTGCGCACGGTGGACGCCGTGTACGCGACCAGGAGCAGCGGCAGCACGTGCAGGGCGTTCACCAGCGGTTGCTCGGTGATGCGGACCAGGCTGGCCACGGCGAGCATGAGCGCGATGGCGGCGGCCACCACCATCCAGGTCCGGCGTCCCGCGGTGTACAGCGGCGCTGCGGCGAGATACGGGGTGGCCGCGGCAAGAGAAAGGGCCAGTTCGGTGGGCAGCGGCTCGTCGGTGATCTCCAGAACCACCGCAGCCGCGAGCAGACCGGTCCCCGCCGCCTGCAGCGCAAGGGCCCATGGGTTCCGGCGTGATCCGCTCATGCCACCAGGCCGCGCTCACGGGCCGCGGCGATGAGCTCCGCCCGGGTGTCCTTGCCGAGCTTGTCCCGAATCCGGGAGCGATGGGTCTCCACCGTCCGGACCGAGACGTAGAGACGCTGCGCGATCTCCTGGTTGGTGTGGCCCAACGCCATCAGCGAAAGAACCTCTGCCTCACGTACGGTGAGCGGCTCCTGGTCCGCAGGACCCGGCGTCGCGGCGGCAGACCTGGCTCCCAGCTCCGGCAACGGCTCCTGGTGCGCCGGGCCCGGCGTCTCCACGGCAAGCCTGGCTCCCAGAACCGGCTGCACGTATGTCGCACCGTCGGCGACCTGGTGTGCGGCGGCCAGCAGCTCCTCGGCGGCTGCCTCCTTGAGCAGGTAACCGGCCGCACCGGTGCGCAGTGCCTCTCGGGTGAACGCCGGATCCTCCTGCATCGTGAGGACCAGGATCCGAGTGCCGGGTGAAGCGGTGAGCAGCGCGGGGATCATCGGCAGACTCGACTGTCCGGCCATGGTCAGGTCCAGTACCAGCACGCGCGGACGGTGTTCACGCACGGCATCGAGAGTGTCGGGGACTGTGGCGCTCTCGGCGACGATCCGGAATGCCTGGTCCTGGGCCAGCAGAAGTCGCATTCCGGCCCGGACCACCAGATGGTCG from Streptomyces sp. NBC_01707 includes the following:
- a CDS encoding sigma-70 family RNA polymerase sigma factor, whose product is MNRNGDTRGTRNLTGAGDDDSLARSARDPAAFEPLVTRHSTALHGYFARRAPVAADDLLAELWLQAYAARQNFDPARGSARAWLFGVARNVLSAHWRSLAQDRPGLLASGDADVMDWAAVDDRLDASALAPELRRVISELPHEEKELLLLIAWEQLTPTEAAAVVGIPAGTARSRLHRARGRLRAHAALAPAKTRIQLTGDPA
- a CDS encoding SRPBCC domain-containing protein, coding for MTHPFEIGQETTLPASPEEVWEAIATGPGIDSWFMGRNEVEPREGGSAAMDIGGNRQEAQVTAYEPGKRFATRTGTDDDGRFMAFEYLIEGRDGGSTVLRVVHSGMLGDNWQDEYDALRRGWPFHLHTLREYLAHFPGRTGFPVFAMAPSGEQPTQQLRAAFTRALSLPSDAAVGARAHAEPIGLPPLDGEVTWADDERIEVRTADGLYTFHHAPGVVLMFHHLFGPDTDSAQAAWQRWLTGLIA
- a CDS encoding dihydrofolate reductase family protein, with product MRTVISTAFISLDGVVEGPGGEPGYRNSGWTFKDIDFVPEAFEIKGREQQESTAILMGRNSYEAFSPVWPDMAEFAHYKTMPKYVVSTSLPEDELVANWGETTILRSLDEVAALKETDGGPIIVHGSAQLNRSLSDAGLIDRYHLLVFPLLLGAGKRLFSTTDKDTQKLKLVEHEAYSNGLQKNVFDVVR
- a CDS encoding DUF6461 domain-containing protein; the encoded protein is MNSVTAHDYAWIRTSPLFRHAMESGYTLTLVRGRTPREVLRAMEAEPRGTGEGTAGLIEAEDAHRAEVDYDYWDESYVAGAFSTPGENGDWTLVLGFDGGLGIAGPCVETLSKGGRAVAHSTNGGNPIDLFHWFEDGELRTTFEGPSSRDGNTPDELVPLLREVGFPLTPEGEHDERAPDVDRKAAVLALAERLTGIRVTESLLQDATYELGLVPEQPAEEWTGVVIDITDAHGERLYREWTYEEIAAASDRARAEANPPVVITYNEPPAMGRSEHETGEWRASAWRVPRGTCCGQPGTSGETAP
- a CDS encoding CU044_5270 family protein: MTDNTQRHGSIDVLDFPGADALIAAGRVEPPSSRVVDAARSQVSAGLVVVPLEAPRRKPSRSRRLLVAAAAVAAIAAGAVAYPVIGVGESRPPASAAAAEFLNRMAATAAGASETDAPYWKVYVEVDNEDDRQRRSTSWFDREGHLWSRNPDGSIEKPSPGSKLKAWPVGDRFLTWKQLESLPTAPDALERRLGDDVFGKASALLQDAPLAPEVRAALFRIMARTEGVKLIGQVEDTKGRKGTAVEFTGRPGWMEDPAKGKRTILPSRTTRLVIDPESGKLLESYDTAKGMPDSRATYLEVGPVDRIG
- a CDS encoding SDR family NAD(P)-dependent oxidoreductase; this translates as MTAELTGSTALVTGATAGIGRVIALRLAALGASVVVHGRDQQRGAEIVDEVAVAGGSARFVAADLSDAEDVLRLAAAAGEVDVLINNAGIYRFSSTPETTAELFDTHMAINTRAPLLLVGALAPGMAARGRGAIVSLSTVAATTPARGAAAYGASKAALELLTRVWADEFGAQGVRVNAVSPGPVHTPGTKEMGDEALQTIARTTVLGRPAEPEEIAEAVLFLASSRASYITGSVLEAGGGHLAIG
- a CDS encoding helix-turn-helix domain-containing protein; protein product: MLDVAVIEEPAAAEASLDPIRSRILAALAEPGSAAMLAVRLGLPRQKVNYHLKELERHGLVELAEERRKGNVTERIYGATAASYVISPSALAAVSPDPSRSPDQLSARWLLALGARLVQEVGTLLTGAARAKRRVASFGIDAEVRFASAADRMAFADELAQVVGALVGRYHDESAPGGRTHRVIVGLHQVPAPQSGAPGSTAGPRQEAAGTHETESEAGQEDRP
- a CDS encoding MBL fold metallo-hydrolase, producing the protein MSATSPAGEQFPVRVFGGPTAQFEYGGLWFLTDPTFDAPGDYRRPGHPLLVKTAPASGSPADLGRVDVVLLSHDEHADNLDNSGRALLADIPLTLTTPAGGRRLGDRAKGLADWESIELDRPGGGTITVTGVPALHGPGTREEVEAIVGQVVGFVLTGEGLPTVYVSGDNASLDLVKEIAERFAPVDTAILFAGAPRFSAVFDGELIVLDSAQAAEAAKSLGARRVVPVHYDSWAHFTEGRDELVAAFTTAGLADRLQMG
- a CDS encoding dihydrofolate reductase family protein, translated to MAQLLRVQNFNVSSDGIGAGEDQTLDRPFGHVEPEKLFAWAGATASWPMRTDPGGSRGLDDYLTRDYARNIGAEIMGRNKFGPQRGPWHDHEWKGWWGDEPPFRTPVFVMTHHKRPSFTLSDTTFHFVDGDPATVLDQAREAAQGKDIRLGGGATTIRQFLEADLVDTMHVAVSPVKLGSGVRLWESPEELLDRFHLDVVPSPSGVTHHLFWRK